Proteins found in one Campylobacter concisus genomic segment:
- a CDS encoding TAXI family TRAP transporter solute-binding subunit, with amino-acid sequence MKTTSLALAGLLLATTLSAKEFISIGTGGMTGTYYPIGGAICRLANKNTNVKCSVQSTGGSVYNVNNVLKKELTFGFVQSDVVYDKFNGTGKFDGAKDENLRSVVAIYPELLAFVVAKDSGLTSDLASFAGKKYNVGNPGSGNEVSTLEVFKAKGFDVSKLGYRGVLTVGECPHALKDKKIDGYSFVVGHPTANITDAATSLPIDILNIEGSEIDNLLKEKPYFAKGVIPKGSYDGVDHDVNTIGVKAVLVTNKDTKDEAVKAVIKAILDNFDEYKTLHPALKSVNKEDLVQGLSAPLHPAAEAAFKEAGILK; translated from the coding sequence ATGAAAACTACTTCTTTGGCACTTGCTGGCTTGCTTTTAGCAACAACTCTTTCAGCAAAAGAATTTATCAGTATCGGTACTGGCGGCATGACAGGCACTTATTATCCGATAGGTGGAGCGATTTGCCGTTTAGCAAACAAAAATACTAATGTAAAATGCTCAGTCCAATCAACTGGCGGCTCAGTCTATAACGTGAATAACGTTTTGAAAAAAGAGCTTACATTTGGCTTTGTTCAAAGCGATGTTGTCTATGATAAATTTAACGGTACTGGCAAATTTGACGGAGCGAAAGATGAAAATTTACGCTCAGTAGTTGCGATCTATCCTGAGCTTCTTGCATTTGTTGTGGCAAAAGATAGCGGTCTAACAAGCGATCTTGCTTCATTTGCAGGCAAAAAATACAACGTCGGAAATCCAGGCAGTGGCAACGAAGTGAGTACACTTGAAGTCTTTAAAGCAAAGGGCTTTGACGTTTCAAAACTAGGCTACCGCGGCGTTTTAACAGTTGGTGAATGCCCACACGCACTAAAAGATAAAAAGATAGACGGATACAGCTTTGTTGTCGGCCACCCAACCGCAAACATCACTGATGCTGCGACATCTTTGCCGATCGATATCCTAAATATCGAAGGCAGCGAGATTGATAATCTTCTTAAAGAGAAGCCATACTTCGCAAAAGGTGTGATCCCAAAAGGCTCATATGATGGCGTCGATCACGATGTAAATACTATCGGTGTAAAAGCTGTTTTAGTAACTAATAAAGATACAAAGGACGAGGCTGTAAAAGCTGTGATAAAAGCTATTTTAGACAACTTTGATGAGTATAAAACTCTTCACCCAGCGCTAAAATCAGTAAACAAAGAAGATCTTGTTCAAGGTCTTTCAGCTCCGCTTCACCCAGCTGCAGAGGCTGCATTTAAAGAGGCTGGTATTTTAAAATAA
- a CDS encoding phosphate ABC transporter substrate-binding protein, with the protein MKKSLMLAASMLLLSLNYASGADEKTQVSFSGSSTLAPVIAKISTDFIEKYETWDKVDSALPNKNITIFVSAGGSGAGVKAVLDHVADFGMLARDIKDSEKAKIKDMKAYTLGIDALCVAVNPENEVIKLKGGNLSKDEIVKIFSGEYKKWSDLDKSLPNDEIVVVTRDLGGGAHEVFQKKIMKDVKVSKNVIQSPSMGALVSKIIENKNAIGYASFGITNQNKGKLIPLNVDGVEPTVKNIVDGKYYISRPLIIVKSGDLSKSEQIFVDVLNSAEGQKTIEKMGFIPVK; encoded by the coding sequence ATGAAAAAATCACTTATGTTGGCTGCTTCTATGCTGCTTTTATCTTTAAATTACGCTTCTGGTGCGGATGAAAAAACGCAAGTTAGCTTTAGTGGCTCATCTACTCTAGCTCCGGTCATCGCTAAAATTTCAACTGACTTTATCGAAAAGTACGAGACTTGGGACAAGGTTGATAGTGCTTTACCAAACAAAAATATCACCATCTTTGTCTCAGCTGGCGGCTCTGGCGCTGGCGTAAAAGCCGTGCTTGATCATGTCGCTGACTTTGGCATGCTAGCTCGCGATATAAAAGATAGCGAAAAAGCAAAGATAAAGGACATGAAAGCCTACACGCTTGGCATAGACGCACTTTGCGTGGCTGTAAACCCAGAAAATGAGGTGATAAAGCTAAAGGGCGGAAATTTAAGCAAAGACGAGATCGTCAAAATTTTCTCAGGCGAGTATAAAAAGTGGAGCGATCTTGACAAATCCCTACCAAATGACGAAATAGTCGTAGTTACAAGAGATCTTGGCGGCGGTGCTCACGAGGTATTTCAAAAAAAGATCATGAAAGATGTCAAAGTTAGTAAAAACGTCATCCAATCACCTTCCATGGGCGCGCTTGTCTCAAAGATCATCGAAAATAAAAACGCTATTGGCTATGCATCTTTTGGTATCACAAACCAAAACAAAGGCAAGCTAATACCGCTAAACGTTGACGGCGTTGAGCCAACTGTTAAAAATATAGTTGATGGCAAATACTACATCTCTCGTCCGCTCATCATCGTAAAAAGTGGCGATCTAAGCAAGAGCGAGCAAATTTTTGTTGACGTGCTAAATTCAGCTGAAGGTCAAAAGACTATCGAAAAAATGGGATTTATACCAGTAAAATAG
- the pstC gene encoding phosphate ABC transporter permease subunit PstC — protein sequence MTGQIFKGAIYLFTLLSAMLLLLLVGFLLINSTSFFAEVSLFDFLLNGDWDVSTEPFSFGLFNILVANFAVAFLACIFSFFISLGVTIFICFFASAWLRHVLDWMIRILAGIPSIIYGFFALYTVVKILESGLKMSAGESVLAASLILSVMILPFFTSHLLQSVDLLKQNFKTNSDALGVSTGYFIRKIIFRKSIKASISGFILAFSRAAGETMAVMMVIGNTPLFPHLLSKAQTISSLIALEMGMSEAGSLHYHALIASGFVLLVFIFMLNIFIFKFEKNNECF from the coding sequence ATGACAGGGCAAATTTTTAAAGGCGCGATATATCTTTTCACACTTTTATCCGCCATGCTTTTGCTTTTACTCGTGGGATTTTTACTGATAAATTCCACGAGCTTTTTTGCAGAAGTAAGCCTTTTTGACTTCTTACTAAATGGCGACTGGGACGTTAGCACAGAGCCTTTTAGCTTTGGACTCTTTAATATCCTAGTCGCAAATTTTGCAGTTGCGTTTTTAGCTTGCATATTTTCATTTTTTATCTCGCTTGGCGTTACTATTTTTATCTGCTTTTTTGCGAGCGCCTGGCTTAGGCACGTGCTAGACTGGATGATACGGATACTAGCTGGCATACCCTCTATCATATATGGATTTTTCGCACTTTACACGGTTGTAAAAATTTTAGAGTCAGGGCTAAAAATGTCCGCTGGCGAGTCAGTCTTGGCCGCTAGCCTCATCCTTAGCGTCATGATACTGCCCTTTTTTACCTCGCATTTGCTTCAAAGTGTTGATCTGCTAAAACAAAATTTCAAAACAAACTCAGACGCGCTTGGCGTAAGCACTGGATATTTTATAAGAAAAATCATTTTTAGAAAATCTATAAAAGCTAGCATTTCAGGCTTTATACTCGCATTTTCAAGGGCAGCTGGCGAGACAATGGCTGTGATGATGGTCATAGGCAACACCCCGCTTTTTCCGCACCTACTCTCAAAAGCTCAGACCATATCATCTCTAATAGCCCTTGAAATGGGCATGAGCGAGGCTGGTAGCTTGCACTATCACGCTCTTATTGCAAGCGGATTTGTCCTGCTTGTTTTTATATTTATGCTAAATATTTTTATATTTAAATTTGAGAAAAACAATGAATGCTTTTAA
- a CDS encoding PstA family ABC transporter permease encodes MNAFKDFIVKFYAYLCVFIVVAVIFWIFYFIFANGISQINLDFLTKNPQGLNLGESGGIRDAIIGSFLLMLLSMIFSALLGVSCAIYRQIYCTSGTIKLGLKFIIQTMASIPSILLGMFVYGLFIVSLDIPKSLLTASITLALMVFPFVEVSTEKVISQIDEKMLRDSFALGVDKNFMARKLVLPTIRKNIISILILAGSYAIGATAPLLLTGVVFMAKAEGLLSPVMALPFHLHMLLSQSVATQNAYATALVLIFILIILHLLSAVVLFDIGEKIARYFKHKRA; translated from the coding sequence ATGAATGCTTTTAAAGATTTTATAGTCAAATTTTACGCTTATCTTTGCGTATTTATAGTGGTTGCGGTGATATTTTGGATATTTTATTTCATCTTTGCAAATGGCATCTCTCAGATAAATTTAGACTTTCTAACCAAAAACCCGCAAGGTTTAAATTTAGGTGAGAGTGGCGGCATAAGAGACGCTATCATAGGCTCATTTTTGCTGATGCTACTATCTATGATATTTTCTGCACTTCTTGGCGTTAGCTGCGCCATTTATAGGCAAATTTACTGCACCTCTGGCACGATCAAGCTTGGACTTAAATTTATCATCCAAACGATGGCTTCTATTCCTTCTATCTTGCTTGGGATGTTTGTTTATGGGCTTTTTATAGTTAGCCTTGATATCCCAAAGAGCCTGCTAACAGCTAGCATTACGCTTGCTTTGATGGTCTTTCCATTTGTGGAAGTTAGCACAGAAAAGGTGATCTCGCAGATAGATGAAAAGATGTTAAGAGATAGCTTTGCACTTGGCGTTGATAAAAATTTCATGGCTAGAAAGCTAGTTTTGCCAACTATTAGAAAAAATATCATATCTATTTTAATACTCGCTGGCAGCTACGCCATAGGGGCAACTGCGCCACTACTTTTAACAGGGGTCGTCTTCATGGCAAAGGCCGAAGGCCTGCTCTCGCCAGTCATGGCGCTACCTTTTCACCTGCACATGCTCTTAAGTCAGTCAGTCGCAACGCAAAATGCCTACGCCACGGCGCTTGTGCTCATTTTTATACTTATCATTTTGCATCTGCTTTCAGCCGTAGTTTTATTTGATATAGGAGAGAAAATTGCCAGATATTTTAAACATAAAAGAGCTTAG
- a CDS encoding phosphate ABC transporter ATP-binding protein, giving the protein MPDILNIKELSIFYQDNEILKDLNLNVAQNEIICLMGSSGCGKSTFLSVLNGFLEQKGGRYSGEILFKGENIKNKGKIWLRRKLAILFQDATLFPFNVERNLTYAMEFYEGSIKDKQKRVEELLKSVNLLGEINDLDMPASKLSGGQKQRLCIARMLTTKPEVLMLDEPCSSLDMKNVLIIEELLKSLSQRYTIIITTHNEEQAKRLGGRIIRIVDKKFTF; this is encoded by the coding sequence TTGCCAGATATTTTAAACATAAAAGAGCTTAGTATCTTTTACCAAGATAATGAAATTTTAAAAGATCTAAATTTAAATGTCGCCCAAAACGAGATCATCTGTCTAATGGGAAGCTCAGGATGCGGTAAATCGACATTTCTTTCGGTACTAAATGGCTTTTTGGAGCAAAAGGGCGGCAGATATAGCGGAGAGATCCTATTTAAAGGCGAAAATATCAAAAATAAGGGCAAAATTTGGCTCAGACGAAAGCTAGCCATACTCTTTCAAGACGCCACGCTCTTTCCTTTTAACGTTGAGAGAAATTTGACCTATGCGATGGAATTTTATGAAGGCAGCATAAAAGATAAGCAAAAAAGAGTAGAAGAGCTCTTAAAAAGCGTAAATTTACTGGGCGAAATAAACGACCTAGATATGCCAGCTAGCAAGCTCTCTGGCGGTCAAAAGCAAAGACTTTGCATCGCAAGGATGCTAACTACAAAACCTGAAGTGCTCATGCTTGATGAGCCTTGCTCGTCGCTTGATATGAAAAATGTCTTGATTATAGAGGAGCTTTTAAAAAGCTTGTCGCAAAGATACACCATCATCATCACCACGCACAACGAAGAGCAGGCAAAAAGGCTTGGCGGCAGGATAATTCGCATCGTAGATAAGAAATTTACATTTTAA
- a CDS encoding carbon-nitrogen hydrolase, with the protein MKVALLQQEFKGTKEATIAKTLELIAEAKKGGADLVVCQELHQTQYFCQSEDTNFFDHANDWQEDVAFWGRVAKENGMVLVTSLFEKRADGLYHNTAFVFERDGSVAGKYRKMHIPDDPGFYEKFYFTPGDIGFEPIETSIGKLGVLVCWDQWYPEAARLMALKGAKILIYPTAIGWFEGDSDDEKSRQLEAWVAVQRGHSVANGLPVVAVNRVGFEKDDSGVMDGIKFWGNSFVFGPQGEQLFRANSTDELCKIVEIDMKRSEEVRRIWPFLRDRRIDAYANITKRFID; encoded by the coding sequence ATGAAAGTAGCACTACTTCAACAAGAATTTAAAGGCACAAAAGAGGCGACTATCGCAAAGACGCTTGAGCTAATCGCCGAGGCAAAAAAGGGCGGTGCCGATCTAGTCGTCTGCCAAGAGCTGCACCAGACGCAGTACTTTTGCCAAAGCGAGGATACAAATTTCTTTGATCACGCAAATGATTGGCAAGAAGACGTCGCTTTTTGGGGCAGGGTGGCAAAAGAAAATGGCATGGTTTTAGTTACTTCTCTTTTTGAAAAGAGGGCTGACGGACTTTATCACAACACCGCTTTTGTCTTCGAGCGCGACGGCAGCGTGGCTGGCAAATACCGAAAAATGCACATCCCTGATGACCCTGGATTTTACGAGAAATTTTACTTCACGCCTGGTGATATCGGCTTTGAGCCTATTGAAACCAGTATTGGCAAGCTTGGAGTTTTGGTGTGTTGGGATCAGTGGTATCCAGAGGCAGCAAGGCTAATGGCGCTAAAAGGGGCGAAAATTCTCATCTACCCAACGGCTATTGGCTGGTTTGAGGGCGATAGTGATGATGAAAAGTCAAGACAGCTTGAAGCGTGGGTGGCAGTGCAAAGAGGCCACAGCGTGGCAAATGGCCTGCCAGTGGTCGCAGTAAATCGTGTGGGCTTTGAAAAAGATGATAGCGGCGTCATGGATGGGATAAAATTTTGGGGAAATAGTTTTGTTTTTGGGCCACAAGGCGAGCAGCTTTTCCGCGCAAACAGCACAGATGAGCTATGCAAGATCGTTGAGATAGATATGAAAAGAAGTGAAGAAGTGCGCAGAATTTGGCCATTTTTAAGAGACCGCAGGATCGATGCCTACGCAAATATCACAAAGAGGTTTATAGACTAA
- a CDS encoding cation diffusion facilitator family transporter, with translation MSSPFDYEFNRINKQECTQGENKAVIAAGACAFLLALVKFTAGLFSGSVAVLGSAIDSMLDFIVSLLNLFALRKSRKQADERFNFGYTKLEALAALFECVIIVLAAGYIFYESVKKFSEPNLEIDLGLSLGVMVFSVMVTLCLVLFLNQISKKSGNLIIKADALHYKIDLFSNLAVIISLLIIKFSGFVMIDAIFGIVISGYIAQSAINLGKDAFGILLDHAASPEVTEGIIKMIKAKERISDFHYLNTRQSANAIFLTLHLVFDKDISLYDAHEVADSLEAEIREKFRDYSWQITTHLDPYNDKEGK, from the coding sequence TTGTCAAGTCCGTTTGATTATGAGTTTAACCGCATAAATAAGCAGGAGTGCACGCAAGGCGAAAATAAGGCAGTTATTGCAGCCGGAGCTTGCGCTTTTTTACTCGCACTTGTGAAATTTACAGCTGGACTTTTTAGTGGCTCAGTTGCTGTGCTTGGCTCGGCGATTGATTCGATGCTTGATTTTATCGTTTCGCTTTTAAATTTATTTGCGCTTAGAAAGTCAAGAAAGCAAGCTGATGAGAGATTTAACTTTGGCTACACAAAGCTAGAGGCGTTGGCAGCGCTATTTGAGTGCGTCATCATCGTGCTGGCTGCTGGATATATATTTTATGAGAGCGTTAAGAAATTTAGCGAGCCAAATTTAGAGATAGACCTTGGCTTAAGCCTTGGCGTGATGGTATTTTCGGTCATGGTGACGCTATGTTTGGTGCTATTTTTAAACCAAATTTCTAAAAAAAGCGGAAACCTTATCATAAAAGCAGACGCTCTGCACTATAAGATCGACCTTTTTAGCAACCTTGCAGTCATCATCTCGCTGCTTATCATTAAATTTAGCGGATTTGTGATGATAGATGCGATCTTTGGTATCGTGATAAGCGGCTACATCGCTCAAAGTGCTATAAATTTAGGTAAAGACGCCTTTGGTATCTTGTTGGATCATGCAGCAAGCCCTGAAGTCACAGAGGGGATCATCAAAATGATAAAGGCAAAAGAAAGAATTTCTGATTTTCACTATCTAAACACAAGGCAGAGCGCAAATGCCATATTTTTAACGCTGCATTTAGTTTTTGACAAAGATATTTCGCTTTACGACGCGCACGAGGTGGCCGACTCGCTTGAAGCCGAGATAAGAGAGAAATTTAGGGATTATTCGTGGCAGATAACCACGCATTTAGACCCGTACAACGACAAAGAAGGGAAATGA
- a CDS encoding agmatine deiminase family protein — protein sequence MRAYAEWEEQELLFLSLPHSKSDWEPYLEEILAGYEELVAAVTPYEKVVLICPDEANFDRFKKFKNVEFVKLETNDTWIRDYGMIDVCTKDGVKSYDFKFNAWGGKFKSSKDDAINLELAKIYKTKLEPVDMILEGGSIEFNGDGVLLTTSKCLLNENRNKALSKEQIEEKLKNLFGLKRIIWLENGFIRGDDTDSHIDTLARFITPDTIAYAACDDKSDEHFDELKMMEDELKKTGFKLLALPLPKPKFYDGKRLGCTYANFIFINGALIVPTYNDENDEKVLNLLARALPDRKVIGVNSLVFVRQNGSLHCSSQNRYKRS from the coding sequence GTGAGAGCGTATGCAGAGTGGGAAGAGCAGGAGCTTTTGTTTTTATCGCTGCCACATAGTAAGAGCGACTGGGAGCCTTATTTAGAGGAGATTTTGGCGGGCTATGAGGAGCTTGTGGCTGCTGTTACGCCCTATGAAAAGGTGGTGCTCATCTGCCCTGATGAGGCAAATTTTGATAGATTTAAAAAATTTAAAAATGTAGAGTTTGTTAAGCTTGAGACTAATGATACTTGGATCAGAGACTACGGCATGATCGACGTTTGCACCAAGGACGGCGTTAAGAGCTATGACTTTAAATTTAACGCTTGGGGCGGTAAATTTAAGAGTTCAAAAGATGATGCGATAAATTTGGAGCTGGCTAAAATTTATAAAACTAAGCTTGAGCCAGTTGATATGATACTAGAGGGCGGAAGCATCGAGTTTAACGGAGATGGCGTGCTTTTAACCACCTCAAAATGCCTGCTAAATGAAAATAGAAACAAAGCGCTTAGCAAAGAGCAGATCGAAGAAAAACTAAAAAATTTATTTGGCTTAAAGCGTATCATCTGGCTTGAAAATGGCTTTATAAGAGGCGATGACACAGATAGCCACATCGACACTTTAGCGCGCTTTATCACGCCTGATACGATAGCTTACGCAGCTTGCGATGACAAGAGTGATGAGCACTTTGATGAGCTTAAAATGATGGAAGATGAGCTTAAAAAAACTGGCTTTAAGCTACTTGCTCTGCCACTTCCTAAGCCTAAATTTTATGATGGCAAAAGGCTTGGCTGCACCTATGCAAATTTCATCTTTATAAATGGTGCCTTGATCGTGCCAACATATAATGACGAAAACGATGAAAAGGTACTAAATTTACTAGCTCGTGCGCTTCCAGATAGGAAGGTCATCGGTGTAAATTCGCTAGTTTTTGTGCGTCAAAATGGCTCGCTTCACTGCTCAAGCCAAAATAGATATAAAAGGTCTTAG
- a CDS encoding CBU_0592 family membrane protein, which yields MIDLFQIIGFLGMICIVMGYFLLQIGRLNSRDLAYQIINLAGAVLLIISLFVHFNLGSFLIEVFWIIITIYGIYKIYKERA from the coding sequence TTGATCGACCTTTTTCAGATCATCGGCTTTTTAGGGATGATTTGTATCGTAATGGGCTATTTTTTACTTCAGATCGGCCGCCTAAATAGCCGCGATCTAGCCTACCAGATAATAAATTTAGCAGGTGCTGTGCTACTTATAATCTCGCTTTTTGTGCACTTTAACCTCGGTTCATTTTTGATAGAGGTCTTTTGGATAATCATTACGATATATGGAATTTATAAAATTTACAAGGAGAGAGCGTGA
- a CDS encoding amino acid ABC transporter permease, with translation MDFEFIEKFYPLYIKAGVLTCEIAFLGIVFSILIGIFCMAVKFYKLKFLSKVIDCYVELSRNTPLLIQLFFLYYGLPKLGVSMSGFACAVAGLSFLGGSYMSESFRLGFEAVRKSQIEAGLSIALSKNQLLRYVILPQAFSVAVPSISANIIFLLKETSIVSIVALADLVYVAKDLIGLYYKTDEALFMLVISYLIIILPVSLVLSYIEKRVRNARS, from the coding sequence ATGGATTTTGAGTTTATTGAGAAATTTTATCCGCTTTATATTAAGGCTGGAGTGCTTACCTGTGAGATCGCCTTTTTAGGGATCGTTTTTTCTATTTTGATCGGTATTTTTTGTATGGCTGTGAAATTTTACAAGCTAAAATTTCTATCAAAAGTGATTGACTGCTACGTCGAACTCTCAAGAAATACGCCACTTCTTATACAGCTTTTCTTTTTATATTATGGCTTGCCAAAGCTTGGAGTGTCGATGAGCGGCTTTGCCTGTGCGGTCGCGGGACTTAGCTTTCTTGGAGGCAGCTATATGAGTGAGAGCTTTAGACTTGGCTTTGAGGCGGTTAGAAAGTCGCAGATAGAAGCGGGACTTAGCATCGCACTTAGCAAAAACCAGCTCTTAAGATATGTTATCTTGCCTCAAGCATTTAGCGTAGCAGTGCCAAGCATTAGTGCAAATATTATCTTTTTACTAAAAGAAACAAGCATCGTTAGCATCGTGGCACTCGCCGATCTAGTTTACGTCGCAAAGGATCTCATTGGGCTTTATTACAAGACAGATGAAGCGCTTTTTATGCTGGTTATTAGCTATCTCATCATCATCTTGCCAGTCTCGCTGGTGCTTAGCTACATCGAAAAAAGGGTGAGAAATGCAAGGAGTTAG